The Plasmodium brasilianum strain Bolivian I chromosome 14, whole genome shotgun sequence genome contains a region encoding:
- a CDS encoding nucleotidyltransferase: MEGLLRGRHFNVCLRTPCCIKSNFIQKQEKKKCLFHFLLKRIDSNTYYYNQFKRNDSTNKNVAVYEKSKIIKLNDKQYCLTIAKALTERIYEKKGIRSLILKQKKPNSCYICSRDFSSFEDSMSAKYKKTNKIHLTNDFLNQGNLKKEILDIHKKLTENCFINQKKEEIYFLLRSAIMPNLKGKIYFVGSCENNIWIRNSDIDCCIVVENCEDKNSYLYILKVIKSAINLIYPSLTVNIIKASVPIAKIYKGENNICDISINNTVAIVNTKFVSSICNIDERITIINRIIKYWAKQKNINNRSQGTFSSYALFLLTYFFFQNLAVPLLPLYKSIERVNAASFEINSEYFFLQDDVQMPFYTKTEEIKNNFQNFPINEEDVSKLLYGFFEFYSNDICKNGITLDIYNNQIIENKDMTANIYCPITKKIVNAYSINTWKKMFEKIHSAYNKLKEGHSLNVICNETKDNTPNRKIDLKDHLIRRKKFQNLFMP, from the exons ATGGAAGGCCTTCTTAGAGGTAGGCACTTTAATGTATGTTTAAGAACACCATGTTGCATAAAAAGcaattttattcaaaaacaagagaaaaagaaatgctTATTCCATttcttattaaaaagaatagatAGTAAcacttattattataaccaATTCAAAAGAAATGATAGTACAAATAAAAACGTTGCTGTTTATGAAAAGAGcaagataataaaattaaatgataaacAGTATTGCCTCACTATAGCGAAAGCGCTCACTGAAAGAATTTATGAGAAAAAAGGCATTAGAAGTCTAATTCTTAAACAGAAAAAACCGAATAGTTGTTACATATGCAGTAGAGATTTTTCATCTTTTGAGGACTCTATGTCAgccaaatataaaaaaactaacAAAATTCACTTAACgaatgattttttaaatcaaggaaatttgaaaaaagaaattttagaTATTCATAAAAAGTTAACAGAAAATTGCTTTATTAatcaaaaaaaggaagaaatttattttttattaagaagTGCAATCATGCCAAATTTGAAGGGCAAAATTTATTTCGTTGGATCGTGTGAGAATAATATATG GATAAGAAACTCAGACATTGACTGTTGCATAGTTGTGGAAAATTGCGAAGacaaaaattcatatttgtacatattaaaagtaataaaaagtgcaattaatttaatataccCTTCTTTAacagttaatattattaaggCATCCGTTCCTATagctaaaatatataaaggagaaaataatatatgtgatATTAGTATAAACAACACAGTAGCAATAGTAAACACAAAATTTGTTTCATCAATTTGTAATATTGATGAACGAATAACCATTAttaatagaataataaaatactgggcaaagcaaaaaaatataaacaacaG gtcCCAAGGTACATTCAGTTCGtatgctttatttttattaacctatttcttttttcaaaatttagcGGTGCCTTTATTACCTTTGTATAA ATCAATAGAAAGAGTAAACGCTGCGTCTTTTGAAATCAACAGTGAAT ACTTCTTCCTTCAAGATGATGTGCAAATGCCCTTTTACACCAAAACGGA GGAGATAAAGAacaattttcaaaatttccCAATTAACGAAGAAGATGTTTCAAAGTTGCTCTATGGGTTTTTTGAg TTTTATTCCAACGATATTTGTAAAAACGGAATAACCCTCGATATTTATAACAATCAAATAATTGAGAACAAAGATATGACTGCGAATATTTACTGCCCTATAacgaaaaaaattgtaaatgcTTATAGCATAAACACGTGGAAAAAAATGTTTGAAAAGATACATTCAGCATATAATAAACTAAAGGAA ggGCACAGCTTAAACGTGATATGCAACGAAACAAAGGATAACACACCCAACAGAAAAATAGATCTTAAAG ATCACTtgataagaagaaaaaaatttcaaaatttgTTTATGCCTTAA
- a CDS encoding elongation factor G has translation MLLNAAQCRLTFTVGLNFHKDFLNHNDGSCKFSSDCVENLRNIGISAHIDAGKTTLTERILYYTGKIKSIHEVRGSDGVGATMDSMDLEREKGITIQSAATNCNWDVNNKKFTINIIDTPGHVDFTIEVERSLRVLDAGILVICGVSGVQSQTLTVNRQMDRYFIPRILFINKLDRDGANVERTLSTIEKKLNLNTVLLQMPIGIEQKFKGVYDLVHKKGYLFKGKNGVLIQEVKDDEELLKHDPSFSIHIRDLLRNRIFEKLADRDDEFADVYLNNDINDIRKEDVYDALRRCTIKNKITPICLGSAKNNVGIQILLNYVCNFLPSPREISNCGYIYEDANSERNGRNGINDSNDSNNGSFDYLEKMQGWSEEHTKEDKVQLSCDSTLPMVGFLFKIQEDSMHGQMSYFRLYQGKIKKKELITNMITNKKESIKKIMKMHSNTAQEINEAHAGDIVAINGLSGKTGTTYTNGIYSNFHLLNIYVPKPVISVAVEILKKGDVLKLTKALSKFTKEDPTFYVKTDEQTKEIIFEGIGELQLEIYKERLKREFNINVNLKNPKINFKETITKPYECSYTYKKQKGGAGLYAHVHAIFETVSDNYNDTTHCIFVNEVIGNDLPKNFILSIEKAFKEQIEKGYLNSSEIINMKMRLIGGKIHEVDSNDLAFKKATINLIKENYNNFCPVLLEPIMLVEIISNYEHQSNILTSITKRKGLVTNIINNINTVYIYADIPLKHMFNYINEIRAITQGQGTYTMEFARYEQVSKNDLDEILKLKNQK, from the exons ATGCTTCTTAATGCCGCACAATGCAGATTAACATTTACGGTTGGATTAAATTTTCACAAAGATTTTCTTAATCACAATGATGG TTCATGCAAATTTTCATCAGATTGTGTAGAAAATTTGAGAAATATTGGAATAAGTGCACATATTGATGCAGGAAAAACTACATTAACAGaaagaattttatattatactggtaaaataaaaagtatacatGAAGTTCGAGGAAGTGATGGAGTAGGAGCAACGATGGACTCGATGGATttagaaagagaaaaaggaaTTACAATACAATCAGCAGCAACGAATTGTAACTGGgatgtaaataataagaaatttacaattaatataattgaCACACCAGGTCATGTAGATTTCACTATTGAAGTAGAAAGGTCCCTAAGAGTATTGGATGCAGGTATTTTAGTTATTTGTGGTGTGTCAGGTGTGCAAAGTCAAACATTAACAGTAAATAGACAAATGGATAGGTATTTCATTCcaagaattttatttataaataaattggaTAGAGATGGAGCAAACGTTGAGAGAACATTAAGTacaattgaaaaaaaattaaatttgaaTACTGTTTTATTACAAATGCCCATTGGAATtgaacaaaaatttaaaggaGTATATGACTTAGTTCATAAAAAGggttatttatttaaaggaaaaaatgggGTATTAATTCAAGAGGTAAAGGATGATGAAGAGTTGTTAAAGCATGACCCATCGTTTTCTATACATATAAGAGATTTATTGAGAAATcgaatttttgaaaaattagcTGATAGGGATGACGAATTTGCAGATGTCTACTTGAACaatgatataaatgatattagAAAGGAGGACGTTTATGATGCTCTTCGTAGATgcacaataaaaaataaaataactccCATTTGTCTAGGTAGTGCGAAAAATAATGTGGGCattcaaattttattaaattatgtgTGCAACTTTTTACCTTCACCAAGGGAGATAAGTAACTGTGGTTACATATATGAGGACGCTAATAGTGAGAGGAACGGAAGGAATGGCATCAACGATAGCAATGATAGCAATAACGGCAGTTTTGATTACCTGGAAAAGATGCAAGGGTGGTCAGAAGAGCACACAAAAGAAGACAAAG ttcagtTATCATGCGACAGCACTTTACCTATGGTaggttttttatttaaaatacaagAAGATTCTATGCATGGACAAATGAGTTACTTTCGTTTATATCAagggaaaattaaaaagaaagaactGATAACTAATAtgataacaaataaaaaagagtcgataaaaaaaattatgaaaatgcATTCAAATACAGCACAAGAAATTAATGAAGCACACGCTGGTGATATTGTTGCTATAAATGGACTAAGTGGTAAAACAGGAACAACTTATACCAATGgaatatattcaaattttcacttgttaaatatttatgtacctAAACCTGTTATATCTGTTGCAGtcgaaattttaaaaaaaggagatgtattaaaattaacaaaagcATTGAGTAAATTCACGAAGGAAGACCCaacattttatgtaaaaacaGATGAACAAACaaaggaaataatttttgaagGTATTGGTGAATTACAATTAGAAATTTACAAAGAGAGATTAAAAAGagaatttaatattaatgtcaatttaaaaaatccaaaaattaattttaaagaaacgATCACAAAACCATATGAATGTTCATATACTTACAAAAAACAGAAAGGGGGTGCAGGATTATATGCACACGTACATGCGATTTTTGAAACAGTTTCagataattataatgataCTACACATTGTATATTTGTGAATGAAGTAATCGGTAATGATTtaccaaaaaattttatcctCTCAATTGAAAAAGCTTTTAAAGAACAAATTGAAAAGGGTTACCTGAACAGTTcagaaattattaatatgaaaatgagATTAATTGGAGGAAAAATTCATGAAGTTGATAGTAATGATTTAGCTTTTAAAAAAGCTACAATAAATTTAAtcaaagaaaattataataatttttgccCTGTACTCTTGGAGCCAATTATGCTCGTAGaaattatatcaaattatgaacatcagagtaatattttaacaagCATAACTAAAAGAAAAGGATTAGTAACGAACATTATTAACAACATTAATactgtttatatatatgcagatATTCCTTTAAAACACatgtttaattatataaatgaaattcgAGCAATAACACAAGGCCAAGGTACTTACACAATGGAATTTGCTAGATATGAACAAGTCAGTAAAAATGATTTGGATGAAATATTAAAGCTAAAGAAccaaaaataa
- a CDS encoding hypothetical protein (conserved Plasmodium protein) produces the protein MIKFFCSNFFKKHSVFFFTNFKTLKTLKTLKTSKTLKTSKTLKTSKTWKTSKSNDLKKEIVQKNCNAEEKDEEKISALKYFSKVEIFYLFFVPLTFVSVYIYLMWNLFKYICDFRDVRHFLKIARWLNGNEVYPFEYLQNREEKTNNEPVIVAVKKFE, from the exons atgattaaatttttttgttcaaatttttttaaaaaacacagtgtctttttttttacgaacTTTAAAACACTCAAAACGTTGAAAACGTTGAAAACATCGAAAACGTTGAAAACATCGAAAACGTTGAAAACATCGAAAACATGGAAAACATCAAAAAgtaatgatttaaaaaaagaaattgtccaaaaaaattgtaatgcagaagaaaaagatgaaGAGAAAATAAGTGCATTAAAGTACTTTTCTAAGGtggaaattttttatttattttttgtccCTTTGACATTTGTatctgtttatatttatctcaTGTGGAATTTgttcaaatatatttgcGATTTCAGAGAT GTAAGgcactttttaaaaatcgCCCGTTGGTTAAACGGGAATGAAGTTTACCCATTTGAGTATCTGCAGAATAGGGAAGAGAAAACGAAT AACGAACCTGTCATTGTTGCCGTGAAGAAATTCGAGTGA